One window of Dermacentor albipictus isolate Rhodes 1998 colony chromosome 9, USDA_Dalb.pri_finalv2, whole genome shotgun sequence genomic DNA carries:
- the LOC139049543 gene encoding endothelin-converting enzyme 1-like → MHYLPRLRKIVTRKKKLKPQLTRPPQPLDFYTERTRASMASCAAPTEPSRPFEHGLRRQMIRERVAAAVVVPEELRHWADDFPWRRAMYAAIVAAVIVGVCAAALIVAQKVEVEPRICDEDCMLYTKLLNESMDWSVDPCQDFYHFVCGRWKHKSSVRDRVSYRFIQEVANIARHEDVPAEGQTAAQKAARLFKSCEDIVTQDTDYVPRIRGYMRDANLHWPEHPETREIESVDVFRSILELNDKWGWPCLLDLTADYVSDSTFEVFARPTRGLDQFQFHAATLGVGSPAHRTYFDALYAHYGGGVLNGVTFEEMLSYEHDIMLPLLEAYHAPPRRYVFERNHSDTSGTWERWTSDIEDFYGLTGNERIEIATSHHEYFKLLIELIKTKETIVELIIGWMAVQFTARFANRQLIANHYNTLEGAEEFHRKGCFAFASYLMGAALFLPFLERVYTEPVRTDARRIAREVRRVVYQRLDRATYPWAELDVAFKYMEIARMDDIEARFSQYPDMEASFVKNLRDAIKAYRRADIKAIGGMLQPWVLESHFYHPNINHDRFDYALKPSILMTPMYHMTAPTAVRLGTFGVEVAKATVVSYMELRFQGHGTDPLDRFQLYFFGVEDKQRQGEPTPQWSSLMETNVVDSVALDVALMVLKLVPSFDEERLQDVPLTGHQLFYVVHCYTLCAEENGTALCNGPLKHKEDFANVFSCPPYSNMRSEECPGF, encoded by the exons ATGCACTACCTGCCACGTCTGCGCAAGATCGTCACCAGAAAGAAGAAGCTAAAGCCCCAG CTGACGAGGCCGCCCCAGCCGCTGGACTTCTACACGGAGAGGACCAGAGCCTCGATGGCATCGTGTGCGGCGCCCACAGAGCCTTCGCGACCCTTCGAACATGGACTGAGGCGCCAGATGATACGCGAGCGTGTGGCCGCGGCGGTAGTCGTGCCCGAGGAACTGCGCCACTGGGCAGATGACTTTCCGTGGCGCCGTGCGATGTACGCGGCCATCGTCGCGGCGGTCATCGTGGGCGTGTGCGCGGCGGCGCTGATCGTGGCCCAGAAGGTGGAGGTCGAACCGCGCATCTGCGACGAGGACTGCATGTTGTACACCAAG CTACTCAACGAAAGCATGGACTGGTCGGTGGATCCTTGCCAAGACTTCTACCACTTCGTGTGTGGCCGCTGGAAGCACAAGTCGTCGGTGCGCGACCGCGTTAGCTACCGCTTCATCCAAGAGGTTGCCAACATCGCCAG ACACGAGGACGTCCCGGCTGAGGGCCAGACAGCGGCGCAGAAGGCGGCACGGCTCTTCAAGTCATGCGAAGACATCGTGACGCAGGACACGGACTACGTGCCACGCATCCGCGGATACATGCGCGACGCCAACCTGCACTGGCCGGAGCACCCCGAGACACGGGAGATCGAGTCGGTGGACGTGTTTCGCAGCATTCTTGAACTCAACGACAAGTGGGGGTGGCCCTGCCTGCTAGACTTGACCGCCGACTACGTCAGCGATAGCACGTTTGAG GTCTTCGCACGTCCTACCAGAGGCCTTGATCAGTTCCAGTTCCACGCGGCGACGCTTGGCGTGGGGTCGCCAGCCCATCGGACGTACTTCGATGCGCTGTATGCCCACTATGGTGGAGGCGTCCTGAATGGCGTCACCTTCGAAGAGATGCTCAGTTACGAGCACGACATCATGCTGCCGCTGCTAGAAGCGTACCACGCCCCGCCCAGGAGATATGTGTTCGAGAGGAATCACTCGGATACCTCGGGAACGTGGGAACGGTGGACCAGCGACATCGAAGATTTCTAcggtttgaccggaaacgagcgg ATCGAGATCGCCACCAGCCACCACGAATACTTCAAGCTGTTGATCGAGCTGATCAAGACGAAAGAGACCATCGTCGAGCTCATCATAGGCTGGATGGCCGTCCAGTTCACCGCGCGGTTCGCCAACCGGCAGCTCATCGCCAACCACTACAACACTCTGGAGGGCGCCGAGGAGTTCCACCGGAAGGGCTGCTTCGCCTTCGCCAGCTACCTCATGGGGGCCGCCCTGTTTCTGCCGTTCCTGGAGCGCGTCTACACCGAACCAGTGCGCACGGACGCGCGGCGCATTGCGAGGGAGGTGCGTCGCGTCGTGTACCAGAGGCTCGATCGTGCCACCTACCCGTGGGCCGAACTCGACGTGGCCTTCAAGTACATGGAGATAGCCCGAATGGACGACATCGAGGCGAG GTTCTCACAATACCCGGATATGGAGGCCAGCTTTGTAAAGAATCTGCGTGACGCGATTAAGGCCTACCGTCGGGCGGACATCAAAGCCATCGGCGGGATGCTCCAGCCATGGGTGCTTGAAAGCCACTTCTACCACCCGAATATTAATCACGACCGCTTCGACTACGCCCTCAAGCCGTCCATTTTGATGACGCCTATGTACCACATGACCGCGCCTACGGCGGTGCGCTTGGGCACCTTCGGCGTTGAAGTGGCCAAGGCAACGGTCGTGTCCTACATGGAGCTTCGATTCCAAGGCCATGGGACCGATCCCCTGGACCGCTTCCAATTATATTTCTTCGGCGTGGAGGATAAGCAG CGGCAAGGGGAGCCCACCCCCCAATGGAGTAGTCTTATGGAGACCAACGTGGTAGATAGCGTTGCCCTGGACGTCGCGCTCATGGTTCTCAAGCTCGTACCGTCCTTCGACGAGGAACGGCTGCAGGACGTGCCGCTCACGGGCCACCAGCTCTTCTACGTCGTCCACTGTTACACGCTCTGCGCCGAAGAGAATGGAACGGCATTGTGCAACGGCCCCCTCAAGCACAAGGAGGACTTCGCGAACGTCTTCTCTTGCCCGCCGTACAGCAACATGCGATCGGAGGAGTGCCCAGGCTTCTGA